The Erigeron canadensis isolate Cc75 chromosome 4, C_canadensis_v1, whole genome shotgun sequence genome window below encodes:
- the LOC122597263 gene encoding uncharacterized protein LOC122597263: MRKEIFMLIANDIASFSPVGDEPVSRHFVEFRNQRIDARSKLGFSTIQRCTSVISQLMYGNVANSLDQYLHMGEQTSRDALYAFCKCVFDLYREEYLQRPTTDDIQRLYQKHAQLHGFPGMLGSIDCMHWPWKRCPKAWQGQFTRGDKGVSTIMLEAIASYDLWIWHAFFGTAGLNNDINVLNQSHLFREIVEDMAPDTSFTVNGTDYQKGYYLVDRIYPEWATFVKAFSCPQEPKKKKFKKYQESAQKDVEQAFGVLQGRWAILTHPSRSFSVNKIRRTMYTCVILHKMIVEDSGHAITSYDLEILAEPPRVSVRTFRERMTVHARTNRSFKTEGFTMVFVMILSSIFRVSRDPLLFVLVIINYETMLLFSINNVFFI, translated from the coding sequence ATGCGAAAAGAGATATTCATGCTTATAGCTAACGATATCGCTTCTTTCTCCCCAGTTGGTGATGAGCCTGTGTCTCGTCATTTTGTTGAGTTTCGAAACCAGCGTATAGATGCAAGAAGTAAACTCGGGTTTTCTACAATTCAAAGGTGTACATCCGTGATAAGTCAGCTGATGTATGGAAACGTGGCCAATTCACTTGATCAGTATCTACACATGGGTGAACAAACTTCTAGAGACGCGCTTTATGCTTTTTGTAAGTGTGTGTTTGACCTTTACAGAGAAGAGTATTTACAAAGACCAACAACAGATGATATACAACGTCTCTACCAGAAACACGCACAACTTCATGGTTTTCCAGGGATGTTGGGGAGCATTGACTGTATGCATTGGCCCTGGAAAAGGTGTCCAAAAGCATGGCAAGGCCAGTTCACTCGAGGTGATAAAGGGGTATCAACCATCATGCTTGAAGCGATTGCATCGtacgatttatggatttggcATGCATTTTTTGGAACGGCAGGTTTGAACAATGACATAAACGTACTCAATCAATCACATTTATTTAGGGAAATCGTTGAAGATATGGCTCCAGATACTTCATTTACGGTTAACGGAACCGATTACCAGAAGGGGTACTATCTAGTCGACCGTATTTATCCTGAGTGGGCGACATTCGTCAAGGCTTTTTCATGCCCACAAGAGCCgaagaagaaaaaattcaagaagTATCAAGAAAGTGCGCAAAAAGATGTGGAACAAGCATTTGGAGTTCTCCAAGGTCGTTGGGCGATCCTTACACACCCCTCAAGGTCGTTTAGTGTCAACAAGATTCGTCGAACCATGTATACTTGTGTCATATTGCATAAGATGATCGTTGAGGATTCAGGTCATGCAATAACCTCCTATGATCTAGAAATCCTAGCTGAGCCACCCCGTGTATCTGTTCGTACCTTCCGAGAGAGGATGACGGTCCACGCACGGACCAATAGGAGCTTCAAGACTGAGGGGTTCACCATGGTCTTCGTCATGATCTTGTCGAGCATATTTAGAGTCTCCCGTGATCCATTGTTGTTTGTCttagtaataataaattatgaaaCTATGTTGTTGTTTTCAATtaataatgtgttttttatttaa
- the LOC122595547 gene encoding alpha-N-acetylglucosaminidase isoform X1, which produces MMFNSKLYYLILLLLLPLSSSTSSSEAINSLIKNLDKNKQSPLLQESAAKALLKRLLPTHLSSFQFKIVSKDACGRYSCFWISNYKNASSKSPEIIIQGTTAVEIASGLHWYLKYLCGAHVSWDKTGGIQIASIPPPGSLPRVKEDGILIQRPVPWNYYQNVVTSSYSYVWWDWERWEKEIDWMALQGINLPLAFTGQESIWQKVFMDFKISSQDLNTFFGGPAFLAWARMGNLHAWGGPLSQNWLDQQLVLQKQILSRMIELGMTPVLPSFSGNVPKALRDIFPSANITRLGDWNTVNANPRWCCTYLLDPSDPLFIQIGEAFIKKQIEEYGDVTDIYNCDTFNENLPPTSDPTYISTLGSAVYEAMSKADKNAIWLMQGWLFYSDSSFWKPPQMKALLHSVPFGKMIVLDLFADVKPVWESSSQFYGTPYVWCMLHNFGGNIEMYGVLDTLASGPIVARLSENSTMVGVGMCMEGIEHNPVVYELMPEMAFRKDKVHVEEWLNIYSHRRYGKTVKQAESAWEILHRSIYNCSDGIADHNTDYIVKFPDWDPYSNIHSSIPRQNHKLSLITLPRNRRSMLSEVKSTLPQPHMWYSNSDAIKALKLFIDAGKDLVGSLTYRYDLVDLTRQVLSKIANEVYLDVLFAFLHKDTKALKYNSQKFEQLIIDIDELLAADDNFLLGTWLESAKKLALTPQEKQQYEWNARTQVTMWYDTTKTNQSQLHDYANKFWSGLLVDYYLPRASMYFNRLSKSLRENTTFEIIKWRKEWISYSNKWQQDTKLYPVKARGDALAISASLYQKYFG; this is translated from the exons ATGATGTTCAATTccaaattatattatctaattTTACTTCTTTTATTACCACTCTCATCATCGACATCATCTTCAGAAGCAATTAACAGTTTAATCAAAAATTTGgataaaaataaacaatctCCATTATTACAAGAATCTGCAGCTAAAGCTCTTCTCAAAAGATTGCTTCCTACCCATTTGTCAAGTTTCCAATTCAAGATTGTCTCCAAG GATGCTTGTGGTAGATACAGCTGCTTTTGGATATCAAATTACAAGAATGCAAGCAGCAAATCCCCAGaaattat TATCCAAGGCACTACAGCGGTTGAAATAGCATCCGGCCTTCATTGGTACTTAAAGTATTTGTGTGGGGCTCATGTGTCTTGGGACAAGACAGGTGGCATTCAGATAGCTTCTATCCCGCCTCCAGGAAGCTTACCACGTGTAAAAGAAGATGGAATTCTGATTCAACGTCCAGTTCCATGGAATTATTATCAAAATGTAGTCACTTCTAGCT ATTCGTACGTTTGGTGGGATTGGGAAAGATGGGAGAAGGAGATTGATTGGATGGCACTTCAAGGAATTAATCTGCCTCTTGCGTTTACTGGGCAAGAATCAATCTGGCAGAAAGTTTTTATG GATTTCAAAATTAGTTCACAGGATTTGAACACTTTTTTCGGTGGACCAGCTTTTCTTGCATGGGCTCGAATGGGAAACTTACATGC ATGGGGTGGACCGTTATCTCAGAATTGGCTGGATCAACAATTGGTGTtgcaaaaacaaatattatccCGGATGATCGAGTTAGGCATGACTCCAG TGCTTCCATCATTTTCTGGAAATGTTCCTAAGGCACTTAGAGACATATTCCCATCTGCAAATATCACCAGGCTTGGAGACTG GAACACAGTTAATGCTAATCCTCGCTGGTGCTGTACTTACCTTCTTGACCCTTCTGATCCCTTGTTCATACAAATTGGGGAggcatttataaaaaaacaaattgaag AATATGGAGATGTGACGGACATTTATAACTG CGATACATTCAATGAGAATTTACCTCCAACAAGTGATCCAACATACATATCAACTCTTGGTTCTGCTGTTTATGAAGCAATGTCCAAAGCTGACAAGAATGCAATTTGGCTTATGCAG GGCTGGCTCTTCTATTCAGATTCATCTTTTTGGAAACCTCCGCAAATGAAA GCGCTTTTGCATTCGGTTCCATTTGGGAAAATGATTGTTCTTGATCTATTCGCTGATGTTAAACCCGTATGGGAATCATCCTCGCAATTCTATGGCACCCCTTATGTGTG GTGCATGTTACACAACTTTGGCGGGAACATTGAGATGTATGGCGTATTGGACACACTTGCATCGGGTCCTATTGTTGCACGGCTCAGTGAAAATTCAACTATG GTTGGTGTTGGAATGTGTATGGAAGGAATAGAACATAATCCTGTTGTGTATGAGTTGATGCCTGAAATGGCATTTCGAAAGGATAAAGTTCATGTTGAG GAATGGTTGAACATCTATTCTCATAGACGTTACGGCAAAACTGTGAAACAAGCTGAGTCAGCATGGGAAATTCTTCATAGATCTATTTATAATTGCAGTGATGGAATTGCT GACCATAACACAGATTATATCGTGAAGTTTCCTGATTGGGACCCATATTCAAATATCCACTCTAGCATCCCGAGACAAAACCACAAACTAAGCCTCATCACACTGCCTAGAAATCGAAGGTCTATGCTGAGTGAAGTTAAGTCTACGTTACCTCAACCGCATATGTGGTACTCGAATAGTGATGCCATCAAGGCATTAAAACTGTTCATTGATGCAGGCAAGGATCTTGTTGGGAGCCTCACTTACAG gTATGACTTGGTTGATTTAACTCGACAAGTGTTGTCAAAGATCGCAAATGAAGTCTATCTAGATGTTTTATTTGCTTTCCTACACAAGGACACGAAAGCTCTGAAATATAACAGCCAAAAATTTGAACAACTTATCATTGACATTGATGAACTTCTTGCCGCTGATGATAACTTCCTTCTTGGAACGTGGCTCGAGAGTGCAAAAAAGCTAGCTTTAACCCCACAAGAAAAACAGCAG TATGAATGGAATGCAAGAACACAAGTCACGATGTGGTACGATACAACAAAAACCAATCAAAGCCAACTTCATGATTACG